Below is a genomic region from Castanea sativa cultivar Marrone di Chiusa Pesio chromosome 2, ASM4071231v1.
TGTAACCCAGtgactaaattttttgtaagcagATACATTGGCATAGGTGAGAATGAAGATGTGCAATTATTCTACTACTTTATCGAATCTGAAGGGAACCCCAGGGAGGATCCCCTTATGGTTTGGATCACTGGTGGCTCTGGTTGCTCTGCTCTCTGTGGACTTATTTTTGAGATAGGttaatttctctttatatattttttgtatgataattaatttattttagagttaaatgaaattttgatgaGAAGTActattgtttgtgttttttttagaagtactatttaatattttatagaaaGGACGCTGAATGAAGATTACTACATAAATTAATGGCCAtctttattactaaaaataaaatatattgtaattgaataactaaacttatttgtaattttgatatACTGAATGAAGATCACTACATGaattaatgataatatttattagaattgtGAAACAAATAGAATTTTTGTGTGACTAGCAACCTACAATTATGCTCATCTGATGTGCCACTGGGCATATATAATGTACGTAGTCCCTTAGTTCCTTGACACTGCCATGTGTTCATTCTAACATGCTTTTACACACTTCTGGCTTTTTGTAGGCCCTATACggtttaacataattgagtacaATGGCAGCTTACCAACTTTGGCATTAAATCCATATTCATGGACCAAGGTAAATGCAATATATTGACCATGATTGTCATTGCTAGTTCGTTTATCATTTTCTAAGACAAGTTTATAAATATACGTAGGTTTCTAGTGTAATATTTGTAGATTCTCCTGTTGGCACTGGGTTTTCATATTCAAGGACAATGCAAGGGTCCCATACCGGAGATACAAAATCTGCCGATTCGATTTATGAATTTTTGAGTAAGGTGCAGTATCATCTTCAATCACCTTCCAATTTATTCAAATAGTCACTAATTTTGTTTCACTATTAAGAAACTTTGCAAAAAAGGGAGTCAGGATTGATACATTGATATAACATTACCTACTTATCAATCCATTATGCCCATAATTTGGCAATCTGGTTATGAATTTTTGGGTCTCTAGCTAGTATCTGTTTTTGCTACACTATGATGGTTGTGCATCTAATGAAGGGTTCTATAAGAAGCACAATCATATCTGTTTCCATTTTAGTTATAAATTCTCATTAATGTCCCTATTTTGGCCTAGTTAAACAGTGGTTGCTTAGTCATCCCATATTCATGGCTAATCCACTCTATATCGCTGGTGACTCATATTCTGGCAGGGTTGTTCCAGTAATTGTTCAAAAAATATCAGAAGGTAATGATAAACAATTAAACAGATCCTTTTGAGCACTTCATTTGCTTCTCTTGATTATAAAACCCATTTAGTTACGATGCTGTAGGTATTGAAGCTGGGGACAAACCACCACTCAATCTCAAAGTACATGATCTAATTCCAAATCCTCGATTATTTCAATAGACTCTTGCTATCCTTGTAATGTTCCAAGAATTGTTTTAGGGTTATTTGCTTGGTAATCCAGCGACAGATACACAATTTGATATCAATTCAAGAGTTCCATTTGCTCATTGTATGGCAATTATTCCTGATGAGCTTTACGAGGTTATTTGGTAACATCTTTTCTAGTAGAATTTCTAGttcatacaaaaattcatcactAACAAACTCTTTACATTTTATTGTCACCAATTGCCTTAAATTTGCCTTTAAAAAGTTAGCCATTGTACATTTTTTGCAGAGTGCTAAAAGAAGTTGCAAAGGTGACTTCAGAGATATAGACTCTAGCAACATACAGTGCGCGAATGATCTTCAAAAAATCTCAAATGTCAGTAAATCAGCCTGTTTTCCCGTTTCAGCTCATACTATTCTCCTTAATCTCAATTCAGTTTGCAttgttgaatagatttattattaattattttgctTGTATAGTGCACTGAAGGAATAAACCAAATGCACGTCACAATACCTGGTGCCCTGATTACATGTGGCAATTACTTATAAAAAGACCCGGAGACCCTGATCACTCAGTTTGTAAAGTAAATCCTTCACCTCTCTCTTACAACAAGTTTGTTTCATGGATGTGATGAAGTATGAATTACTGACTACCTTATATTATAGAACTACAATAGTTTTCTCAGCCACATATGGGCAAATAACGCTACTGTCCAGAAAGCACTTAAGGTCAGAAAGGTAAGAGAAGCTCTCTAGAAATTAACATTGATGTAAAGTATTGCTAgccaaataataaattttaaaaatcaaacaaacaaaatttatataaggTACAACCTTCATGTAATTTTCATGATGAAAATCAGGGAACGGTTAGAGTGTGGAAAAGATGTCACCGTGACTTACCATACAAGATGGATGTTAAGAGTACAGTAAGCTATCATTTTTGTCTCAACAGCAAAGGTTATCGAGCTCTGATATACAGGTTTGATAGCGActtatttttcttatacttCATGTTCTCTCTGCAACTAACATAAAACAAGATATGAGCAAATAGAAGGTTTAGGCTCGATATTCTAATTGGCAACTGTTTCTAATGTTTAGACTTcttaaactagattgtttaacctaattaattaaccaaattgattattaggtttattattcagatctaggttaaacaagcatatatcatatcagcacaaaagcaaaaaagtaaatagcattatgatatgatgactcaggaaaattGATGAAACGAACcttttcaaagtaaaaacttGAAGACGATTTGACTTAGTTATTCTCGAGGTAaagtaaatccactataagagaattgaaatttttacaatcagatttaactTTAAATCTATTTCTACCTTATGTAGTAACTGATATGACCATGTGTAAACTTCAAATTCATGActtccttctcttcttggatttacaccaactcaaaggtttcagatcactATCAGTAATGATCTTGATGCTGCAACTATGATATACCAAtacttgattgtagatcttgcTCCGGTAGATTAttgtgtagttagaaggtacaaaacctcttagatctcacaaagagtaacatAAAAGTCTTCCAAAAGTTTGAAAAACGTAACTAGGGTTTCCTTTTTATATGTGGAGAAGTGGGaatgaaaccctaaacgttttccGGGCTTAGTTCTGTTTTAAAAATTCTACAGAATTCTGTTCCTACGATTTTCAATTAGTCGAGTCTAATTTCTCGATCAGTCGAGCAAGGCAGaaactcttttcctttttttgcaGTTAGCTggacttgaaacttgaaaccgATGCTTTTAAGCATTGCCTAACACatagactagacatgttttgttttCGGTTTACTAACACAATCAAAAcatgattctaaacatttaaacctaaatctttagaacctaacaacaACTCTATTAATATTGTTAGTATCTATGCTGCAGTGGTGATCATGACATGATTACTCCATACATAGGAACCCAATTGTGGATCAAATCTCTAAATTTGTCCATTGTTGATGAGTGGCGTCCATGGCTGGTAGATGATCAAGTTGGAGGGTAGGCCTATCCTATGGTTATACTGTTGAATGTTAACAATGTTGAGTTCTATTGCAAGttgtgattgttttgatttttatgtAGATTCACAAGGAGATACTCAAACCACCTCACATTTGCTACTGTAAAGGCAAGAGTTCTATTCAACCATAAGTGTTTTGCCAAGTAAAAGTGAATAGAGTTCTAATTAGTATGATCTTTGCAGGGAGGGGGTCACACAGCTCCCGAGTACAGGCCTAAGGAATGCTATAACATGTTCGAAAGGTGGACCTCTCATGAACCATTGTAATCGCTCTTTTTATTACCAGCTCCAGATGGCAGACAAACTAGAAGTTTTGCTAATAAATGCCTTTAATAAGGCCATGacactacaaaacacgcgggtctTAGGCCACGTTTTTTTCGGCCGCGTTTGCAAAAACGTGGCCTAAGACCCTAGTTGGGCCACGTGGGTTGAACGCAGCCCAAGCCCAGgtctgtagctgcgttttttttttctacagcCGCATTTTTCTGGAATGGGCTGAAGTCGCGTTTTTAAAAAGCGGCTTCAGACccatctgaattttttttttttttttaataaatgtcttgaagccgcgtttttaaaacgcggcttcagacccatcctaaagccgcgtttattaaaaaacgcggccatagtcaCCTTAAAGCTgcatttttaaaacgcggcttcaagaaTCCCTGAAGCAGCGTTTTAAAAAACGGGGCTAAAAACTATACtataaattagaaagaaaaaaatcccCTTACCAAAACGCGAGACCCTTCCTCTCTTCTGTCTAAGCCCTTCAAACCCAGTTCCCACgaaacccaaaccaaaaccaTCATCACTAACCTCCAGACCAAGCGCCGTTTCACCGCCTCCACCCTCACCTGCACTGAAGTCCGAAGCGGCGGAAAAAAGCCTtaccctcaaaaaaataaaaaaaacccccaaGGCACCGAATCTCCACCACCGATCGTAGACACCGGCGCTGCCTtgggtctctccctctctctctccaactctcAGTCTCATTCAAGACACTGACAGGGCCGACTAACAGTAAGTTTTTTAAActcattgttttgatttttgttttagggtttccatttttgttttagggtttcgattttcggtttagggttttgattttaggtttagggtttcgattttgtgattgtagggtttcgattttaggtctagggttttgattttaggtttatggtttcgattttgggtttagggtttcgacTAATAGTGATTTTTTTCCAATCTGGGTCTCGCTCCCCTGAGGGATTCTCCACGAGGGTATTCTGTTCCTGCACCACTGAAGGCGCAGAGAGGATTGCTTCTGGTGCTTCCTCTTCTCCACGAGGGtatgcttcattttttttttaatttcttctatATTTTGGTGATTGGTCACTGATTGTTCAGTTTCTTATGCACTGTGAAGTGGATTATtagattgattttgatttgtggTGTTTGCATTGATTTAAAtatgatttctttttaatattgatatttgtttgggttttgatttttctgcAAAAAACTGATTTATTTTTGCCATTGTTCATTGGgccttttatgttttgtttatgtTAATTTCTCACttggggttttttattttttatttttaaatggataTGGGCTGTTTTTGGAATGGATGCTGTTTGGAATTTTAGTAGCACGGTTGCAATTACATCTCAATTTCAACCCGGCACTTTGTGATTTCAGTCggccaagagtcttgtagctcaattggcatGTCCTAGTGTTTTTAACAGAGTTAAAATGACTGTGATATCAGTCAGACCCATTAGAAAGATTAAACTGGTTTGAGTATTGGATTTTTTGAGCCTGTTTTAAAGTGGGAAGCGCAATGGGTGGAAATGAAGGCTAAAAAATAGATATTTCTAACCCACCAAAccacttataaaaaataatggaaattgCTGAAATGTAGACACGATTATGAAACTAATTGAAATAGAGAAGCCCAGGTTAGTAGAGAGAGGTCAGCACTAAAACGAATATAATTCATCAAGCCATGGCTATATAATTTTTACCTAAGCTTCATTTGTTCATTAGTTCTCAGTTCATCCTCCCATACCACTTTGGATACCATTTTGGGGTTATAGGAATGGAAGTTGTAATTACCTTAACATGGTTATTCCATCTACTTGTAAACTAATACTTGATTTGAAGTTTTAACTGATTTGTTATTTATGCAACTACTAATAACTGCCTAGCTTGCTTGTGTTAATCTGGCTCTCAGGTGGTTTGCTTCCTTGTTCTACAGACTTCGTTTTTCTATTAGTCTTGTCTTCTGATCTTGTTGCATATGTTTCTCACTATAATACATGTGGTCTTGAAAGAGGGAAAGATAGGGGGTGGGGGATCCTATGTTGATTTTGtggaaaaacataattttttttgaactatatgatttaaaaaaaaaaaaaaaataggccGACATTTGCCAACTGGGAATGGATCAGCGAAAAGTGAATGTACTTGCAAGAGAGTACTGTGATGACATCAAGAGGAAAAACAAGCCTATTATTTTGTCACACCGTATATTCCTATTTCTTTATACTGGCtatttctctatttatttttgtatccTGTAACATTTTGTGTATAGTTGTGtggtttttatttgttttgcttACTAGTGATTTACAGACATGTTACCCGGTTTAGAAGAAGGTCAGGCGAAGATGTCAAAAAGTGATCTACTATCTTCCATTTTTATGGAAGATGACGAGGTAGGGTGCATGTAAATTGGTATCAAATTTCCATTTAGGGGGTTgcattgtgtttttttattagttgCACATAGCATAAGGATATAGTGAATTATCAAACTAGGTTAACCTTAGATTTATTCTGCCATCATGTTGTAGGCTGAAGTGAATTTGAAGATAAAGAAAGCATACTGTCTTCCAGGTATTGTGGAAGGGAATCCTTGCTTGGAGTATGTGAAGTACCTCATTTTACCTTGgtttaaaaagtttgaaatagAGCGCAGTGCAGAGAATGGTGGTGATAAGTAAGTCATAAGGATTTTATTATGAAAgctttacttattttatttaattaatgctAGGACATCTGCCTTTTCACCTTATTCAACCCTCGCATCTTGTTGAAAGTGCGTGCTCCTTAAATTAGTACAATTGCTTGAGCTATTTTTCCAGAATCAGTTTTCATTGGGAATATTAACTCAAATTGTTTTCTTCCAATGTATAATGCCCGTTATCCAGGAGCTTTGAAAGCTTTGAAGAATTGGTTGCTGACTATGAAAGTGGAAAGCTACATCCAGCTGATCTTAAACCAGCCTTGGCAAAGGCTTTGAATAAGATACTAGAGGTACGTTCTTTCCATTTATCCATTTATCTCTAATTAATGCTTCTTAGGTAAATTGATTCCCCATGACTTTGGGGAGTGATGCCACTGCTTTACACATTTTGGATAAATGATGTTGGACTTCTGCAAGCCATAACCATCTTGAAGATATGATTAAATTGCTAGGACCTTAATTTGATTGGCCCACATcctttagggtatgtttggaaCTGGCCCATCCAAACATAGGGTGAATTTTTTGGAAGGGTGGAGCTATTGCAAAGTATGCTCAAGGGAGCCTACAATTCATCAAATTTGTTAATTCTGTGGTCTAACTTCTTTGTTCTGTCTAGACAGAACAAAGAAGTTAGACCACagaattaacaaatttgttatttaaagtTTGGTTTTTGTTAATTGTGTACTTGGGTTGTGGTTTATAAATGTGTTATCTTTGGGATGTTGTTAGTTGAAAATGGGAGTTTTTTGGGGTCAATGTTCCAATGGAGTCTGCTTTTTGGTTAGTGAATGTGTTTTTTGTAGAATAACTCCTTGTAGAAACATTATTTCCAAGTCCTCCAATCTTAGTTTGAGTCTTTACAGTAAAGAATTGGTGTGGTGGCTGTGTATCAATGTATTATCTATATATGCATTCTGAATTGGTATTGAATCTGTGCTTGTGCTCTTTCTTTGGCTAGGTTGGATTAcacaaaatttattcaattatagACTTAGAATATATGTTAGATAATTTTAAGTCAATGGAGACAATGATATAGTTCACAATCCTATGTGACTTTGCttaagttaattttattttataaattatgtgACTTATGTGTCTATCATGCTGGAAAAGAATGGGTTTGAAGATTCATGGCCAAAGGGagagccaaaaaaaaaccaaggctATAGCTGCAAGAAGTTATTTTGGGGCCATAGTAATATGcagaagccgcgtttttaaaacgtggccaCAGTAGTGGGATAAAGCCGCGTTCAAAACGCGACTAATCTCTTTTCCAGGCAATCAATATTTGACCTATGGCCACGGCTAAAAAAACGTGGCCATTGGTCCCGGCCTAGAGCCACGGCTAAAAAAACGTGGCCATAGACCCCTCTAGGCTATAGTTACGCATTTTAGGCCATGGGTAAAAACGTGGCCATAGACCAAAtcgtcctatagccacgtttttctgacctatagccacgttttcaatttatttatttgatttgagtTCTGtttaagtaaaaagaaaaaaagttagagaaaataatctctctgttttttttttttttggtatattgtagttctttttatatccttaaTTAGGCTTGAATCAAGCTATAATTAAGGATTGACTAAATACTAtgttaaaaatgcatgaaatattGTACTGccattttaaaattgtaacttgtcaattcttttatttatttatttttatgcaagatagaaattctactctaacctaaattaagtgtatatgtgtgtgaagctctctcctcgagacttgaaccccggtccTTACACCCCACAttctacaagcacttatacttatgaagtGATCATTACATTAAGGATGTGCGGTGGTGTAAGTGTGAAATTCCAGAAATTTTATGATACTGacataaaaatttttataataatttttgtaataataattttttaattattacaaaataattattacaaaaattgagttgacaaaattttattaattttcaactaatgcaccactaacatcattttATTATCTGTCATTCAACTTTAAGCCATTATTATCTCTTTTTGTTGACAACAAAGGATAGGAAATcagtgggtttcagttagcttaactggtaaagtctctgatggttgaataagagatctcgTATTCAATCTTTGActataccaaaaaccaattggtgtcttggtctaataataaagaactattatcAAGAGCAGACGCCAaatgttgaaactctctcaaaaaaatggGCAAGAAATCAAAAGGGCCAACTCTTTTACAACGGGTTGGactaatttgaatttaatttagtCCTATATTTCTAACATCAgttaatttaagaaaattaactAATTATAAACATGAACAAAATTAGAGGCTGTGATGATGACTTATCattacaaatttttcaaaacaataagTTAGTgatacaaatataattttcataatgaatttggctacaaacttggttgtaagCTAAAACTTATAATTGAAAGATGACATGTGTCCATGTCCCTATCATGTGTAGTACAAATGACTTACTAAATCATACTTAAGTGATTTAACAAGGATATATATCATCTTTCTATTATTAGTTGTAGTTTAATCTTAGGCTACAATTAAGTTTATAGCGAAACTTTTTCCTTTCATAATTGCTAAGCTAAGATGTTTTGATTTGTACATAATAAAAGAGGAGCCAATGGTGAACTCGTGTGAAAATGATGTTACACCAATATTGATAACTTGTcactttagcattttttttaattaaaaaaagaactctatttttttttttttaagttaggaAATTTTACATTaccaatacttttttattttttatattatttgggTGTCAGTATGATACTTCTATTAATAACAGAGCATGCATGATGATAATTACTTTTTCAATTATCGCATATATTGATAACTCACATCACATAATTACTTTGTCACATAATTACTTTTTCAATTGTTGCATATATTGATAACTCACATCACATAATTACTTTGTCACATAATTACTTTTTCAATTGTTGCATATATTAATAACTCACGTCACATTAAGTAATAACCTCAATAgtgtttttagtatttttttaaattaattttttcatgtTAGACGGTGTTAggttcaaataaaataatgtttacCTCAAATCCGTTTGTAGATTCAATATTCCGccattagagcatccacaacagTGGAGTAAAAAAAATAGCTATTTGGCACCTACAAAagtcactttatttattttacctctTCACAACCCACAACAATGAAGctatatttttaactatttGATAATACaaataactcattaaaataatgataaaaacatccacacaaaaaaaaaaaaaaaaaactagcacaGCACAaacatccaccaccaccaatcacaaataaaataaaaaatcaccaatcacaaacTCAAGCCACCACCCACCATTAGAAACCTACCATAAAAAAACCACTGCAAAAAcgaaacccaccaccactgccCACACTCACTGCCACCAGCCACCATCACCCACACCCACTGCCACTGCCATTACCACCCACAACCTCAACCTAAATCAAAACccaatcacaaacccaaaaccaaatcaCAACCTAAACCCACCATATCAACCAAAACCtagcaaaaaccaaaaatcatcaaatcaaTAAAGCTTGGATTCAATCTAGAGAGAgggctagagagagagagagacaaagagaaagagagggttAACCCACCATGGCTAACCCACCGCCGTCGCGCTGTCACAACCAAACCCACCAGATCAACTAAAACCGAAAATCATTAGATCATTTGAGCTTGGATTCGATCTAGAGAGACAAAACGACAGAGAGAAAGATCGGCACTAGGCAAGGGCTTGGGTCGGCGGCGAGTGGAAGAATTGAAGCTTGCAACGGGAAGAAATGAAGAGTGTGAGGACCGACTGAGGGGAGAGAGGAGCAACAAGTAGAAATGGAGAaggaggagaaagaaaaaaaaaaattctatctatTAGTGTgaacgcaaaaaaaaaaaaaatttttttctttgatttacagtgcacatctatcatAATGTAGCTGAGAagcaaaaattttttttgttataactCCACTGTTGCAACTccatttttgtgattggtggtgctaaaaatagcaatgtAGCTATTTAGCACCACTGTTGTGAGTGTTCTTACATAGCCACGTATATGTATcacttctttttaattttttattgaatttttgcaTAGATAATAACTGCAGAGGCGTGCATTAACAGTGACTTCGTTACgttagataatattttttttgtcttattgAACAGTAATTCCATGGTAGATTTTATAGCCAGAGGGAGTAGATTGACCTTAATAAGGGCTTCCTTACCTCCTATTATTATCAAAggaaaaatactattttacaCTCATTTTACGTTACAGTTTTACAGGTTCATAATTGATGCACTAATATacctgtaaggacacaatttgaaCTCCCGACCCACAATCAAAAGGGAAAGGGCTTGAAagacatttttacaataaatttgtagagagtgggtttgaaatctagatttcaaaggtggtttaaacaacaaagaaaaacgggctttgggcccaatggcacaaataaggagttatctataaaaatatgaatgaaaattccTCCTCAGACACAATCCGAgaatagtttataatattgcttctcaagatagattacaattgtggaTAGTCAGATTTATCATAcactattctttcttttttctccaaagAAAAGCCTACCCTTCTTCCGAAGGtcatttctcttatttatacttcctcttcctctccttctcatcttccacctcatggttataacgctggtttagatacttgtcccatcaaatttcccTGAAGTCTTCTAGAGTCAGGggccaagttccaaacctcatgcttaGGTCTCATTTCTCCATCAATGCAGCCAGCATATCaattgcagagtctttaatgcgggggcggtggtagcagctttatcttaaatattccaccgccctttctattaccctccacgtgtaccgtatCTTCCCGAAACCATAGAAATTTCTATAACATAGCCTAGGGATATTAAACCTTCCCTTCTATTACCTCGGCTTTATTATCCGAGGACAAAGTCTTCCTCAGACATAATTATTCATACACTATCACAtctttacctagtattttctttatgagatacattCACACACTCCTAGATcacttgatgtcctcggattgggcttttagcccaaGAGATATtcttgggccatccttcataaattactgggcctaatgtccctacaatagcccctcgagattcttattTCTCCAATTCGGGATGAAAAGAGGATCTCGACATTTGTCTTCTTTTGTCCTGCGGATATTTGGCAATATTGCTGACAGGGATGATGATTTTTGAACTGCCCATCGCATGTTCCTGACGCTTCGGCATGCGAAGTGTCCCTAAATTAAATTCTGGCGTCTTTATGTTCCCTACGTTCAGCGAcgt
It encodes:
- the LOC142625340 gene encoding serine carboxypeptidase-like 7 — its product is MAASYDEQKLAKLNAKNFLFLCLLLIFLLLFSKPTVSFSIVKTLPGFSGSLPFKLETGYIGIGENEDVQLFYYFIESEGNPREDPLMVWITGGSGCSALCGLIFEIGPIRFNIIEYNGSLPTLALNPYSWTKVSSVIFVDSPVGTGFSYSRTMQGSHTGDTKSADSIYEFLSKWLLSHPIFMANPLYIAGDSYSGRVVPVIVQKISEGIEAGDKPPLNLKGYLLGNPATDTQFDINSRVPFAHCMAIIPDELYESAKRSCKGDFRDIDSSNIQCANDLQKISNCTEGINQMHVTIPGALITCVCKNYNSFLSHIWANNATVQKALKVRKGTVRVWKRCHRDLPYKMDVKSTVSYHFCLNSKGYRALIYSGDHDMITPYIGTQLWIKSLNLSIVDEWRPWLVDDQVGGFTRRYSNHLTFATVKGGGHTAPEYRPKECYNMFERWTSHEPL
- the LOC142623627 gene encoding tyrosine--tRNA ligase 1, cytoplasmic-like, giving the protein MDQRKVNVLAREYCDDIKRKNKPIILSHHMLPGLEEGQAKMSKSDLLSSIFMEDDEAEVNLKIKKAYCLPGIVEGNPCLEYVKYLILPWFKKFEIERSAENGGDKSFESFEELVADYESGKLHPADLKPALAKALNKILEVRSFHLSIYL